From Mauremys mutica isolate MM-2020 ecotype Southern chromosome 17, ASM2049712v1, whole genome shotgun sequence, one genomic window encodes:
- the LOC123351917 gene encoding phospholipase A2 inhibitor and Ly6/PLAUR domain-containing protein-like: protein MAGVTGQSFLKGCVPSSECKVGPVSVNFGNGMEIRTSFTCCVGDACRTTTVTVPLANTTLNGRSCRGCYALNTGQCNEQTIACTGPETQCIDIAGTITSGGSQMQTVMKGCASESICTNIKVGSGTFAGSSADLTTAKCTVASGAVGVAPGLVEILLPALAGLLLLKLLS from the exons ATGG CGGGAGTGACGGGACAGAGCTTTCTCAAGGGCTGTGTGCCATCCAGCGAATGTAAAGTCGGCCCCGTCTCTGTGAATTTCGGGAATGGAATGGAAATAAGGACAAGCTTCACCTGCTGCGTGGGAGACGCCTGCAGAACAACCACAGTTACAG TGCCCCTGGCTAACACCACCCTGAATGGCCGGAGCTGCCGTGGCTGCTACGCGTTGAACACTGGTCAATGCAATGAACAAACCATAGCGTGTACTGGACCTGAGACGCAGTGTATTGATATTGCTGGGACCATAACATCTG GTGGAAGTCAAATGCAGACGGTCATGAAGGGCTGCGCTTCCGAGTCCATCTGCACCAATATAAAAGTGGGTTCAGGGACCTtcgcaggcagcagtgcagatctAACCACGGCCAAATGCACAGTGGCCTCTGGCGCGGTGGGCGTGGCTCCGGGACTGGTCGAGATCCTCCTCCCGGCCCTcgctgggctcctgctgctgaAACTTCTCTCCTGA